In Chryseobacterium gleum, a single genomic region encodes these proteins:
- a CDS encoding efflux transporter outer membrane subunit, with translation MKRVKNIILTFALAIGSVSCVSKLAYTEPDLPLPEKFQYTATADTASIANLEWKQFFSDPILQELIEKGIKNNYDLQIALKQVAASQEKLKQAKYMQYPDVGFGVSGQISRPSKNSMNGQSLNLFLGSSHVEDYNAAFNLSWEADIWGKIKNQQEVSRMQYLQTYEGSKAVQTQVVAAIAQGYYNLLMLDKQLAIAKSNLELTSNTLLMTQKMWESGDNTSLGVQQAAAQKQATELLIAQLEQNIAIQENALSILVGELPNKVNRTLEMSDTSLPQNISAGLPAAMVSRRPDVRQQELVLLESNAMVGIAQANMYPALKITANGGVNSFKFDNWFQIPASLFGSVLGGITQPIFQKRQLKTNLEVAKIQREKNVLAFRQSVLNAVGEVADALVSNENLKVQEQKATEQATTLKDGIKSAQLLYKGGSANYLEVITAQGNFLQAELNLASIKRQRLSSIVDLYRALGGGWK, from the coding sequence ATGAAACGAGTAAAAAATATTATTCTAACTTTTGCGCTGGCTATAGGCTCTGTATCGTGTGTGTCAAAACTGGCATACACGGAGCCTGATCTGCCGCTTCCGGAAAAGTTTCAGTATACTGCAACTGCCGACACTGCCAGCATCGCCAACCTGGAGTGGAAACAGTTTTTCAGCGATCCTATTTTACAGGAACTGATTGAAAAAGGAATTAAAAATAATTATGATCTTCAAATTGCCTTAAAGCAGGTTGCGGCTTCACAGGAAAAACTGAAACAGGCAAAATATATGCAATATCCGGATGTAGGTTTCGGAGTAAGCGGACAGATCTCAAGGCCTTCCAAAAACAGCATGAACGGGCAAAGCTTAAATTTATTTTTAGGCTCAAGCCATGTTGAGGATTATAATGCAGCATTCAACCTTTCATGGGAAGCTGATATCTGGGGAAAAATCAAAAACCAGCAAGAAGTTTCAAGAATGCAGTACCTTCAGACTTATGAAGGTTCAAAAGCAGTCCAGACTCAGGTAGTAGCAGCCATTGCTCAAGGATATTATAACCTGCTGATGCTTGATAAACAACTGGCTATTGCAAAATCCAATCTGGAACTGACCAGCAATACGCTATTAATGACACAAAAAATGTGGGAAAGCGGCGATAATACTTCTTTGGGAGTACAGCAGGCTGCTGCACAAAAACAGGCAACAGAACTTCTGATTGCCCAGCTGGAACAGAATATTGCCATTCAGGAAAATGCATTGAGCATTCTGGTGGGAGAACTTCCTAATAAAGTCAACAGAACGCTCGAAATGTCTGATACTTCCTTACCACAAAACATTTCTGCCGGACTTCCTGCAGCAATGGTAAGCAGAAGACCGGACGTTCGTCAGCAGGAATTGGTTTTATTAGAATCCAATGCCATGGTAGGAATTGCTCAGGCCAATATGTATCCGGCATTAAAAATTACAGCTAACGGAGGAGTGAATTCCTTCAAATTTGATAACTGGTTCCAGATTCCGGCTTCGTTATTCGGATCGGTTTTAGGAGGAATTACCCAGCCTATTTTCCAGAAAAGACAATTGAAAACAAATCTGGAAGTAGCTAAAATTCAAAGAGAGAAAAATGTTCTTGCGTTCCGTCAGTCTGTATTGAATGCGGTGGGTGAAGTTGCTGACGCATTGGTTTCCAATGAGAATTTAAAAGTTCAGGAACAGAAAGCTACAGAGCAGGCCACTACACTGAAAGACGGAATTAAAAGTGCACAGCTTTTATATAAAGGAGGTTCAGCCAATTACCTGGAAGTGATTACAGCACAGGGGAATTTCCTACAGGCAGAGTTGAATCTGGCTTCCATTAAGAGACAGAGATTAAGCAGCATTGTAGATTTATACAGAGCTTTAGGCGGCGGTTGGAAGTAG
- the miaA gene encoding tRNA (adenosine(37)-N6)-dimethylallyltransferase MiaA, translated as MKKKNLISVVGPTGIGKTRLAIDLAQHFNTEIISCDSRQFFKEMKIGTAAPSEEELAAAPHHFIGNLSVEEYYSIGQYEEDALQKLNELFTTHDTVILVGGSMMYEKAVIEGLHDLPEANAENQEKLQTMMEQEGIEKLQEILQNLNPEYFSVVDIHNHRRLLRAIDVIWQTNTKYSELIAVSQDSRDFNVIRIGIEAPREELYDRINRRVDIMMENGLLDEVKSLEKFKGLTALHTVGYAELFKYFDGEWELDFAVSEIKKNSRRYAKRQLTWYRKADDIHYLQLGYSEKDFEDLLKWIEEQFEK; from the coding sequence GTGAAAAAGAAAAATTTAATTTCTGTAGTAGGCCCCACCGGAATTGGTAAAACGAGGTTGGCAATTGATTTGGCCCAACATTTCAATACCGAGATTATTTCCTGTGATTCCCGTCAGTTTTTTAAAGAAATGAAAATAGGAACAGCTGCTCCTTCAGAAGAAGAACTGGCTGCCGCACCTCATCATTTTATAGGAAACCTTTCTGTGGAAGAATATTACTCTATCGGCCAGTATGAAGAAGATGCGCTTCAAAAACTCAATGAACTTTTTACCACTCATGACACTGTCATCCTTGTCGGTGGAAGTATGATGTATGAAAAAGCTGTGATAGAAGGTCTGCATGATTTGCCGGAAGCCAATGCTGAAAACCAGGAAAAGCTTCAGACAATGATGGAGCAGGAAGGAATTGAAAAGCTTCAGGAAATTTTACAAAATCTCAATCCCGAATATTTCAGTGTGGTGGATATTCACAATCACCGCAGACTTCTACGTGCTATTGACGTAATCTGGCAAACCAATACAAAATATTCTGAATTAATTGCAGTGTCACAAGATTCCAGAGATTTTAATGTGATCAGAATCGGAATTGAAGCTCCAAGGGAAGAACTGTATGACAGAATCAACCGCAGAGTGGATATTATGATGGAAAACGGATTGCTGGATGAGGTGAAAAGTCTTGAGAAATTCAAAGGATTGACGGCTTTACATACAGTAGGCTATGCTGAGCTGTTCAAATATTTTGACGGAGAGTGGGAGCTTGATTTTGCGGTTTCAGAAATTAAAAAGAATAGCCGCAGGTATGCGAAACGCCAGCTGACTTGGTACAGAAAGGCAGATGATATTCATTATTTACAGTTGGGATATTCTGAAAAAGACTTTGAAGATTTGCTGAAATGGATAGAGGAGCAGTTTGAAAAGTAA
- a CDS encoding YicC family protein produces the protein MILSMTGFGRAEDVFEGKKITIDIKSLNSKSFDLNIKIPLRYKEKEFEIRKILNDRIIRGKVDCYVNIENLEESNDVKINKNLIDSYINELKNIASDGPDFEYLKMAVRLPDAITSRPDELTEGEWEALAKIVNNAVDRFEEFRKTEGGILHEELNRNIQNIDKYLGEVIPFEEERIVSVKERYQKSLKEFENVDETRFYQEMAYFTEKLDISEEKVRLAQHLKYYKEVMDNESFNGKKLGFISQEIGREINTLGSKANHAEIQKLVVMMKDDLEKIKEQTLNVL, from the coding sequence ATGATTTTATCAATGACCGGATTCGGTAGAGCCGAAGATGTTTTTGAAGGAAAAAAAATTACAATTGATATTAAATCTCTGAATAGCAAGAGCTTTGATTTGAATATAAAAATTCCTTTACGTTACAAAGAAAAAGAATTTGAAATCAGAAAAATTCTTAACGATAGAATTATCCGTGGAAAAGTAGACTGCTACGTTAATATTGAGAACCTTGAAGAGTCCAATGATGTAAAAATCAATAAAAATTTAATAGACTCTTATATCAACGAACTTAAAAACATAGCTTCTGACGGTCCCGATTTTGAATACCTGAAAATGGCAGTAAGACTTCCTGATGCCATTACCTCAAGACCTGATGAACTTACAGAAGGTGAATGGGAAGCGTTGGCTAAAATTGTCAATAATGCCGTAGACAGATTTGAAGAATTCAGGAAAACGGAAGGTGGTATTTTACATGAAGAATTAAACAGGAATATTCAGAATATTGATAAGTATCTTGGGGAAGTAATTCCTTTTGAGGAGGAAAGAATTGTCAGCGTGAAAGAACGTTATCAGAAATCTTTGAAAGAATTTGAAAATGTTGACGAAACACGTTTCTATCAGGAAATGGCCTATTTCACTGAAAAGCTCGATATTTCTGAAGAAAAAGTAAGACTTGCCCAGCACTTGAAATATTATAAAGAAGTAATGGACAACGAATCTTTCAATGGAAAAAAACTGGGTTTCATCTCTCAGGAAATCGGGAGGGAGATCAATACGCTTGGATCTAAAGCCAATCACGCAGAAATCCAGAAGTTGGTTGTGATGATGAAAGATGACCTTGAAAAAATTAAAGAACAAACGTTAAACGTATTGTAA
- the gmk gene encoding guanylate kinase, which yields MDKVIIFSAPSGSGKTTLVKHSLETFPELEFSISCTTRQPRGSEVHAVDYHFLTPDEFRQKISEDAFVEYEEVYTDKYYGTLKSEVEKIWNQGKVVIFDVDVKGGISLKKYFGEKALSIFIEPPSIEELERRLISRNTDDAETIKTRVAKASEEMTYAGEFDKIVINEDLDTAKKEIESLIKSFISN from the coding sequence ATGGATAAAGTAATTATATTTTCAGCACCATCAGGAAGCGGAAAAACTACATTGGTAAAGCATTCACTGGAAACATTTCCAGAACTGGAATTTTCTATTTCATGTACAACAAGACAACCGAGAGGAAGCGAAGTTCATGCGGTAGATTATCATTTCCTGACCCCGGATGAGTTCAGACAGAAAATTTCTGAAGATGCTTTTGTGGAATATGAAGAAGTATACACTGATAAATATTACGGTACTTTAAAATCTGAAGTGGAAAAAATCTGGAATCAGGGAAAAGTTGTTATTTTTGATGTAGATGTAAAAGGAGGTATTTCACTAAAAAAATACTTCGGCGAAAAGGCCTTGTCTATTTTTATAGAACCACCTTCCATTGAAGAGCTGGAACGAAGATTGATTTCCAGAAATACAGATGATGCAGAAACTATAAAAACCCGTGTAGCGAAGGCATCAGAAGAAATGACCTACGCCGGCGAGTTTGATAAGATCGTGATCAATGAAGATCTTGATACCGCTAAAAAAGAAATAGAAAGTTTAATAAAAAGTTTTATCAGTAATTAA
- the nadA gene encoding quinolinate synthase NadA, whose translation MSTETLEKAKSAIPVRGFLDIKDIAIPQGEELVKAILKLKEEKNAVILAHYYQPGEIQDIADFLGDSLQLARQAKDTNADMIVFCGVHFMAEAAKILNPTKKVVLPDTMAGCSLADGCSGEGLRKMREQHPNALIATYINCNAETKAESDIIVTSSNAETVIEALPKDRPIIFAPDKNLGRYLSKKTGRDMILWDGSCVVHEAFSMERIAQQLADNPDAKLIAHPESEEAVLKLAHFIGSTSALLNYVEKDDCQKFIIATEEGILHEMKKRAPHKELIPALVFDESCNCSECFYMKRNTMEKLYLCMKYELPEILIDEELRLKALKPIEAMLDLSKSIK comes from the coding sequence ATGAGTACCGAAACATTAGAAAAAGCTAAATCTGCAATTCCTGTAAGGGGATTTCTGGATATAAAAGATATTGCTATTCCTCAGGGAGAAGAACTGGTGAAAGCCATTCTTAAGCTTAAAGAGGAAAAGAATGCTGTTATTCTGGCCCATTACTACCAGCCGGGAGAAATTCAGGATATCGCTGATTTTCTTGGAGATTCTTTACAGCTGGCAAGACAGGCAAAAGACACTAATGCTGATATGATCGTATTCTGCGGAGTACATTTCATGGCAGAAGCCGCTAAAATTCTGAACCCGACCAAAAAAGTAGTTCTTCCTGACACCATGGCAGGATGCTCACTGGCAGACGGTTGTTCCGGAGAAGGACTGAGAAAAATGCGTGAGCAACACCCGAATGCTTTAATTGCCACTTACATCAACTGTAATGCGGAAACCAAAGCAGAAAGTGATATTATCGTAACAAGCTCCAATGCGGAAACAGTTATTGAGGCCCTTCCGAAAGACAGACCAATTATCTTTGCTCCGGACAAAAACCTGGGAAGATATTTATCTAAAAAAACAGGACGTGATATGATCCTTTGGGATGGAAGCTGTGTAGTACACGAAGCTTTTTCAATGGAAAGAATTGCACAGCAATTGGCAGACAATCCGGATGCAAAACTAATTGCCCACCCTGAAAGTGAAGAAGCTGTTTTAAAGCTGGCTCATTTTATAGGTTCTACTTCTGCCTTGCTGAATTATGTGGAAAAAGACGACTGCCAGAAATTCATTATCGCTACAGAAGAAGGAATTCTTCACGAAATGAAAAAACGCGCTCCTCACAAGGAATTGATCCCTGCTCTGGTTTTTGACGAAAGCTGCAACTGTTCAGAATGTTTTTACATGAAACGTAATACCATGGAAAAATTGTATCTGTGCATGAAGTATGAGCTTCCTGAAATTCTTATCGACGAAGAATTAAGATTAAAAGCATTGAAGCCTATTGAAGCCATGCTTGATCTTTCTAAAAGTATAAAATAA
- a CDS encoding bacteriocin-like protein: protein MKTIKKLSREQKKSITGGFTDIQIEACGGEQFVCFRGGGQWGCWRKPGGTCYAPML, encoded by the coding sequence ATGAAAACAATTAAAAAATTATCACGTGAACAAAAGAAAAGTATCACCGGAGGATTCACTGATATCCAGATTGAAGCTTGTGGTGGTGAACAGTTTGTATGTTTCCGCGGAGGTGGACAATGGGGATGCTGGCGGAAACCGGGAGGAACCTGTTATGCACCCATGCTATAA
- a CDS encoding bacteriocin-like protein produces the protein MKNFKKVNRKNLKSISGGDVNDCFEYCPAGPYGPGEPKSCADYHALPPCCKGRVLVSFECFDPY, from the coding sequence ATGAAAAATTTTAAAAAAGTGAATCGCAAAAATCTAAAATCTATCAGTGGAGGAGATGTGAATGATTGTTTTGAGTATTGTCCAGCGGGGCCATATGGACCAGGTGAACCAAAGTCGTGTGCAGATTATCACGCCTTACCACCATGCTGTAAAGGAAGAGTACTGGTTAGTTTTGAATGTTTTGATCCGTATTGA
- the thrA gene encoding bifunctional aspartate kinase/homoserine dehydrogenase I has protein sequence MKVLKFGGTSVAHSQNILLVEKIIKSESVKNRVVVIVSALHGVTDQLIKAAENASVKDEKYIQIIQNLEEKHINLVKELFPIAEQSSWLSFVKKHFNDIEDLCNGISVLGELTCRIKDKIASYGEFLSSKIITARLQHQELDCVWMNSADLIRTDSNFTHAKVDLGCTEKNIVSFLNENQNRIIVGPGFIASDEKNNATTLGRGGSDYTASIIAASVHAEELQIWTDVSGMMTADPRLASNAKPISEISYHEAMELSHFGAKVLYPPSIQPVMVKNIDLIIKNTFDPDAQGTLISHQLKSFENERQVAVGISNMNHIALLTLEGSGMVGIPGISAKLFQCLSQEKINIILITQGSSEHSITVAIEEKDALRAEYSINSSFADDINLKRVFPVKIETGLSIVALVGENMKSRSGVSAKMFGCLGNNGINIRAIAQGSSERNISIVISEKDSKKAVNVLHEEFFESEIKQIHLYICGTGNVGSKLVQQIYNQNDYLKENFLINLRIAGISNSQHMLFADQGISEENYLTWDQQGQKASAGKFAEEIIRRNLRNSVFVDVTASADVPEIYESLLKRSVNIVACNKIAASSDFKQYKTLKDTARNHNCNFYFETNVGAGLPVIGTINDLIKSGDKIQSIKAVLSGTLNFVFNEYDGSRTFSEVVAQAQKEGYTEPDPRLDLSGKDVARKILILAREAGYPLQFEEIENISFLPEECMEGSVDNFYEKLTTYEDHFKNLLNNAKNEGKILKYVAEFEDGKAKVGLQHIAPESDLFHLYGKDNIVIFKTLRYSEQPLVVKGAGAGADVTASGVFADIIRSI, from the coding sequence ATGAAAGTTTTAAAATTCGGCGGAACATCAGTCGCTCATTCTCAAAATATCTTACTGGTGGAAAAAATCATAAAAAGTGAATCTGTAAAAAACAGAGTTGTCGTAATTGTATCAGCGCTTCATGGTGTTACAGATCAATTGATCAAAGCAGCTGAAAATGCTTCTGTAAAAGATGAAAAGTATATTCAGATCATTCAAAACCTTGAGGAAAAACATATTAACTTAGTGAAAGAACTTTTTCCTATTGCAGAACAAAGTTCATGGCTGAGTTTTGTGAAGAAACATTTTAATGATATTGAAGACCTTTGTAACGGAATCTCTGTTCTTGGTGAGCTTACCTGCAGAATCAAAGATAAAATTGCTTCTTACGGAGAATTTCTGTCTTCCAAAATTATTACCGCAAGACTACAGCATCAAGAACTGGACTGTGTGTGGATGAATTCCGCAGACCTTATCAGAACAGACAGTAATTTCACTCATGCCAAAGTAGATTTGGGTTGTACTGAAAAGAATATTGTCAGTTTTCTCAATGAAAATCAGAACCGTATCATTGTAGGCCCGGGTTTTATAGCCAGCGATGAAAAAAATAATGCGACAACACTGGGAAGGGGCGGTTCAGATTACACAGCTTCTATCATTGCAGCTTCTGTTCATGCGGAAGAGCTTCAGATATGGACTGACGTCAGCGGAATGATGACTGCAGATCCCCGTCTTGCTTCCAATGCCAAGCCTATTTCAGAAATATCTTATCATGAAGCAATGGAGCTGTCCCACTTTGGAGCAAAAGTGCTTTATCCACCTTCCATTCAGCCTGTTATGGTTAAAAATATTGATCTGATCATCAAAAACACGTTTGATCCTGATGCTCAGGGAACTTTAATTTCTCATCAGCTTAAATCTTTTGAGAATGAAAGGCAGGTTGCGGTAGGAATTTCAAATATGAACCATATTGCCCTGCTTACCCTGGAAGGCAGCGGAATGGTTGGAATTCCCGGTATTTCGGCAAAATTATTCCAATGCTTAAGTCAGGAAAAAATAAATATAATTCTGATTACCCAAGGATCTTCAGAACATTCCATTACTGTCGCCATTGAAGAAAAAGATGCTTTACGGGCTGAATATTCAATCAACAGTTCCTTTGCTGATGATATCAACCTGAAAAGAGTTTTTCCTGTAAAAATTGAGACCGGTCTTTCCATTGTGGCTTTAGTAGGAGAAAATATGAAAAGCAGAAGCGGAGTCAGCGCAAAGATGTTTGGATGTCTCGGAAATAACGGCATCAATATAAGGGCTATTGCACAGGGATCCTCTGAAAGAAATATCAGTATTGTCATTTCAGAAAAAGACAGTAAAAAAGCGGTGAATGTACTTCATGAAGAATTCTTTGAATCTGAAATCAAGCAGATCCATCTTTATATCTGCGGAACAGGGAATGTAGGTTCAAAACTGGTCCAGCAAATTTATAATCAGAATGATTATTTAAAGGAAAATTTTTTAATCAATCTGAGAATTGCAGGAATTTCCAACAGTCAACATATGCTATTTGCGGATCAGGGGATATCTGAAGAAAATTACCTTACCTGGGATCAGCAGGGACAAAAAGCTTCTGCCGGAAAATTTGCTGAAGAAATCATCCGCAGGAATCTGAGGAACTCTGTTTTTGTTGATGTAACGGCAAGTGCTGATGTTCCGGAAATTTATGAAAGTTTACTGAAGAGAAGTGTGAATATTGTTGCCTGTAATAAAATTGCAGCTTCTTCAGATTTTAAACAATATAAAACATTAAAAGACACTGCAAGAAATCACAACTGCAATTTTTATTTTGAAACCAATGTAGGTGCCGGGCTTCCGGTTATAGGAACCATTAACGACCTGATCAAAAGCGGAGATAAAATCCAATCTATTAAAGCTGTATTAAGTGGAACATTGAATTTTGTCTTTAATGAGTATGACGGCAGCAGAACATTTTCTGAAGTGGTAGCACAGGCTCAGAAGGAAGGATACACAGAACCGGATCCGAGACTTGATCTTTCCGGAAAGGATGTGGCAAGAAAAATTTTAATTCTGGCAAGAGAGGCAGGATATCCGCTTCAGTTTGAAGAAATTGAAAATATCAGTTTTCTACCGGAAGAATGCATGGAGGGAAGTGTTGATAATTTTTATGAAAAGCTTACAACGTATGAAGATCATTTTAAAAACTTACTAAATAACGCCAAAAACGAAGGTAAAATACTAAAATATGTTGCAGAGTTTGAAGATGGAAAAGCTAAGGTGGGATTACAGCATATTGCTCCCGAAAGTGATCTGTTTCATCTTTATGGTAAAGATAATATTGTCATTTTCAAAACCTTGAGATATTCTGAACAACCATTGGTTGTAAAAGGAGCAGGTGCCGGAGCTGATGTAACAGCAAGCGGAGTTTTTGCAGATATAATCCGTTCTATTTAA
- a CDS encoding homoserine kinase, with protein sequence MKKIKLKVPATVANLVCGFDILGMAVHEPYDEMEFRLLDTPDIIIKHTDAFGLPEEPSGNVAGIVLLKIQEYFNLKTGFEVIIHKHIKPGSGLGSSAASAAGAAFGANLLLGNKLTKEEMVHFAMFGEELASGVRHADNIAPCIYGGITLVKSTNPIDIIPLNSPDLFVTAVHPQVEVKTSDARQILKKNITLKSAVEQWGNIAGLIAGIEKNDIPLIGRSLNDVIVEPIRSILIPKFDHIKEMSLQLGALGGGISGSGPSIFMLSEKKETAEKMAQMMKSVYDEIEIESFVYVSKINPAGIQIIEEK encoded by the coding sequence ATGAAAAAAATAAAATTAAAAGTGCCGGCTACTGTTGCCAATCTGGTTTGCGGATTCGATATTCTTGGAATGGCCGTACATGAACCTTATGATGAGATGGAATTCAGACTGCTGGACACTCCGGACATTATCATAAAACATACCGACGCTTTCGGACTTCCTGAAGAGCCTTCCGGAAATGTTGCGGGAATCGTACTATTAAAAATCCAGGAATATTTTAATCTGAAAACAGGTTTCGAAGTAATCATCCATAAACACATCAAGCCTGGAAGCGGGCTCGGCTCCAGTGCGGCAAGTGCCGCCGGAGCTGCCTTTGGGGCCAATCTACTATTAGGAAACAAGTTAACAAAGGAAGAAATGGTTCATTTTGCCATGTTTGGAGAAGAACTCGCTTCAGGTGTACGACATGCAGATAATATTGCACCCTGTATTTATGGAGGAATTACCCTGGTAAAATCAACAAACCCGATTGATATTATTCCGCTGAACAGTCCTGATCTGTTTGTAACCGCTGTACATCCCCAGGTGGAAGTTAAAACTTCAGATGCCAGGCAGATTTTAAAGAAAAATATCACTTTAAAAAGTGCTGTTGAACAATGGGGAAATATAGCAGGACTGATAGCAGGAATTGAAAAAAACGATATCCCATTAATTGGACGAAGCCTCAATGATGTCATTGTAGAGCCAATCCGTAGTATTCTCATTCCGAAATTTGACCACATCAAAGAGATGAGTTTACAGCTAGGTGCTTTGGGAGGCGGTATTTCCGGTTCGGGGCCTTCCATTTTCATGCTGTCAGAAAAAAAAGAAACGGCAGAAAAAATGGCTCAGATGATGAAATCAGTCTATGATGAAATTGAAATAGAAAGTTTTGTATATGTCTCAAAAATAAATCCGGCAGGAATTCAAATCATTGAAGAAAAATAA
- the thrC gene encoding threonine synthase, with the protein MKYYNLKDSLEKINFKEATIKGQGKEKGLFFPESIPQLDEEFIRNLHQYSDEEIAYRCMKDFVGNEIPSEILKQIVAETVSFEIPLVKISEQIAILELFHGPTLAFKDIGARFMSRCLSYFLKDEQKKVTVLVATSGDTGGAVANGFYKIPQINVVILYPKNRVSRVQEKQLTALGENISALEVNGSFDDCQNLVKQAFSDEEINNQLFLTSANSINVARWLPQQIYYLIALKQWIQQYKEQPVICVPSGNFGNICAGLLAHFRGLPASHFIAACNANHVIPDYFKTQNYQPQKTVATLSNAMDVGNPSNFVRILELFGYQFETLKNKISAYSIHDDQTMNTITEVYQKHGYILEPHSAVAYAAITQYLQENPEQKGFILGTAHPVKFPDAVEKAIHTRIEIPASLNELMKKEKKTVEINSDFEELRRFLLHKI; encoded by the coding sequence ATGAAATATTATAACTTAAAAGATTCTCTGGAAAAAATAAATTTCAAAGAAGCAACTATAAAAGGCCAGGGAAAAGAAAAAGGATTATTTTTCCCGGAAAGTATTCCTCAGCTTGACGAAGAATTTATCCGGAATCTTCATCAATATTCTGATGAAGAAATTGCATACAGATGTATGAAAGACTTTGTCGGAAACGAGATTCCTTCAGAAATACTCAAACAAATTGTAGCGGAAACTGTCAGTTTTGAGATCCCATTGGTAAAAATCAGTGAGCAGATAGCCATTTTAGAATTGTTTCATGGGCCTACTCTTGCCTTTAAAGATATTGGAGCAAGATTTATGAGCCGCTGTCTGTCTTATTTTCTGAAAGATGAGCAGAAAAAAGTAACTGTTCTTGTAGCCACTTCCGGAGATACTGGAGGTGCCGTTGCCAATGGTTTTTATAAAATTCCACAAATCAACGTAGTCATTCTTTATCCTAAAAACAGGGTAAGTCGTGTTCAGGAAAAACAGTTGACAGCATTAGGAGAAAATATTTCTGCACTGGAAGTAAACGGAAGCTTTGATGACTGTCAGAACCTTGTTAAACAGGCGTTTTCAGACGAAGAAATCAATAATCAGTTATTTCTGACCTCTGCCAATTCTATCAATGTTGCCAGATGGCTTCCCCAGCAAATTTATTATTTAATTGCTTTAAAACAGTGGATTCAGCAGTATAAGGAACAGCCCGTAATCTGTGTACCCAGCGGAAACTTCGGAAATATCTGCGCCGGACTTCTGGCTCATTTCAGAGGGTTGCCTGCCAGCCATTTTATTGCTGCCTGTAATGCTAATCATGTCATTCCTGATTATTTTAAAACTCAGAATTACCAACCACAAAAAACTGTAGCTACCCTATCCAATGCTATGGATGTAGGCAACCCAAGCAATTTTGTAAGAATTCTAGAGCTTTTCGGATACCAATTTGAAACCTTAAAAAATAAAATTTCTGCGTATTCCATTCATGATGACCAAACGATGAATACCATCACAGAAGTTTATCAGAAACATGGATATATTCTGGAACCCCACAGTGCCGTTGCCTATGCTGCCATTACACAGTACCTGCAAGAAAATCCGGAACAAAAGGGATTTATCCTCGGGACAGCCCATCCGGTAAAATTCCCTGATGCGGTTGAAAAAGCGATACATACCCGGATTGAAATACCGGCGTCGTTGAATGAGTTGATGAAAAAGGAGAAAAAAACTGTAGAAATAAATTCAGATTTTGAAGAATTAAGACGATTTTTGCTTCATAAAATCTGA
- the folB gene encoding dihydroneopterin aldolase, which translates to MSKIYLEDVKIYAYHGVLPEENIIGTYYILNVELHTDLWKAAESDDLHDTISYADINDILHSEMKIKSRLLEHVAGRMITKIHSSFPQVDYIKLKITKTAPPMQGEMKGASIELEKSFKPEN; encoded by the coding sequence ATGAGCAAAATATATCTTGAAGATGTAAAAATATATGCGTACCATGGTGTACTTCCGGAAGAAAATATTATCGGAACGTATTATATTCTGAACGTAGAACTTCATACCGATCTGTGGAAAGCAGCAGAATCCGATGATCTGCATGACACTATAAGCTATGCCGACATCAATGACATCCTTCACAGCGAAATGAAAATAAAATCCAGATTACTGGAACATGTAGCCGGAAGAATGATTACAAAAATTCACAGCAGCTTTCCACAGGTTGATTATATTAAATTAAAAATCACCAAAACAGCACCTCCTATGCAGGGAGAAATGAAAGGGGCAAGCATTGAGCTGGAAAAGAGTTTTAAACCGGAAAATTAA